The uncultured Trichococcus sp. DNA window CGATTGCCGTGATCGGTAAGAAAACCGGCGCAGTGGTCCAAGCATGCGGATTTGAAGTGGCTTTCATCAGCCCGCAGGAAACAAACAAACAGTTCGTTTCCGCTTGGCAGGAACGCTTTCCATCGGGGACTTCGATTTTCTACCCTAAGAGCCAACTCGCCGATGACTATATCGAGGAACGCCTAGGGATCGAAAACGAGGTGATCGGTTCGGTCCTTTACCAAAACGTCTTCCCGGACGAACGCAAAGCGGAATTGGCGAAGCTGCTCAACTTGGGTGAACTGTCCGCTGTTCACTTCGCCAGCCCATCGGCGTGGCACAGATTTCTTTCGGTATATGAGAAGACTGATAAGCAGTCCTTGATTTTCTATGCCATCGGAAAGACGACAGAAAAAGCAATCAACGACAGCGGGTACAAGGCACGTCTGTTGAGAAAACAAGAAAGCACAACTGCAGGAAATCCGGAAAAAACATGGTGAAGCAGATGCAAAGATCCTCGTGATCTGAGCATCTGCTTTTTTTGCGGCATCAGCCTTTTTCCTGATATCCATGCTTTGATGGGACCTTCGTGCTATACGGTGCGGTGAGGAAGTTGTAGAATGTAGGTAATAGGTAAGATGAGTACCCTAGAGAATACGTTCTGCAGAAGGGAGAATTGAGATGGGGAATCTGTACAAGGACAAATTAAGCGGCAGCCGGATCGGCATCGTTTTTGGGGCGTTCGCGCCTTGTCATATCGGGCATCTGGAAGTCATCCTGAAGGCCAAGAAAGAGAATGACGGTTGCGTCGTGATCGTCTGCGGAGAAGTTGGAGATTGCGGCGAGCCGTTCGGTCTGGATGTCTACAGGAGATTCCGGTATATGCGCGAATTATTTGCGGATGATAACCAGATTTATGTGGTGATGGCGGCAGGCCAAGGCATTCCGCAGAAAGAAAGCGAGTGGGAGTCCTGGTTGGACATCGTCAACCTCAAGATAGCTGATTCGCTGCAGCACAGCGATGCGCAAAAGATTTGGTATACCGGGAAAATGCTGCAGGCTGAAGCATTGGAAAAAGAATCCACCGACGAAGTCCATTTGGTTGACACCAGCCTGTACCCGATCACCGGCCTGAATATCCGAAATGACGCCCTGCGCCATTTTAATGCCAT harbors:
- a CDS encoding uroporphyrinogen-III synthase; amino-acid sequence: MTKAVLLTRTLAMNAEDQVRFLAEGYGRFYEIPLCEIKQLPVSEATKSKINAAEWFFFTSQAPVKSVLGVVEKGRRPSIAVIGKKTGAVVQACGFEVAFISPQETNKQFVSAWQERFPSGTSIFYPKSQLADDYIEERLGIENEVIGSVLYQNVFPDERKAELAKLLNLGELSAVHFASPSAWHRFLSVYEKTDKQSLIFYAIGKTTEKAINDSGYKARLLRKQESTTAGNPEKTW